From Synechococcus sp. A10-1-5-1, a single genomic window includes:
- the lspA gene encoding signal peptidase II, translating to MAPSYWIAIAVVLIDQLSKAWAMDHLAGVGIRPLIPGLLQLQLIFNSGAAFSMLEGNAQLLGLVSLAVAVGLVVWIKTSGPLGRWQAMGLGFLLGGAIGNGIDRWRLGRVVDFLEFVPISFPIFNVADVAINLAILCLALSVLPAWRRR from the coding sequence ATGGCACCGAGCTACTGGATCGCCATCGCCGTCGTGCTGATCGACCAGCTCAGCAAGGCCTGGGCCATGGATCATCTGGCCGGAGTTGGCATCCGCCCACTGATCCCCGGTCTGCTCCAACTGCAGCTGATTTTTAACTCTGGAGCCGCCTTCAGCATGCTCGAAGGCAACGCGCAACTGCTAGGGCTCGTGAGCCTGGCTGTTGCGGTGGGTTTGGTGGTCTGGATCAAAACCAGCGGACCACTCGGTCGCTGGCAAGCCATGGGCCTCGGCTTCCTGCTGGGTGGCGCCATCGGCAATGGGATCGACCGCTGGCGCTTGGGTCGGGTCGTGGATTTCCTGGAGTTTGTTCCGATCAGCTTCCCGATCTTCAACGTGGCCGATGTCGCCATCAACCTCGCGATTCTTTGCCTGGCGTTATCAGTGTTGCCTGCTTGGCGAAGGCGTTAA
- a CDS encoding biotin transporter BioY — translation MRALANWSGALAGLLLILCGGLIQAAIPWPGEQGVSLLPLPMTLQVPALLFTALVCGHRPAMLAGMAYISLGLFQLPVFQGGGGLSYLSDPAFGYLAGFLPAAWLTGRLAQQQDMDDLLNLLGAAVLGLLILQGCGLANLLLGGIFQRWGGQLPQLVLTYSLGPLLPQLLLCCAVAVLAWPTRRLLLLER, via the coding sequence GTGCGCGCCCTTGCCAACTGGAGTGGTGCCCTCGCCGGATTGCTACTCATCCTCTGTGGCGGGTTAATTCAAGCCGCAATCCCATGGCCCGGGGAGCAAGGCGTGTCGCTGCTGCCGTTGCCGATGACCTTGCAGGTGCCGGCGCTCCTCTTCACGGCCCTGGTCTGCGGGCACCGACCGGCCATGTTGGCCGGCATGGCCTACATCAGCTTGGGGCTGTTCCAACTACCCGTCTTTCAAGGAGGAGGGGGACTGAGTTATCTCAGCGACCCAGCTTTTGGCTACCTGGCGGGGTTCCTACCTGCGGCCTGGCTGACCGGACGCCTCGCACAACAGCAGGACATGGATGATCTGCTGAATCTTCTGGGCGCAGCAGTTTTGGGACTACTCATCCTGCAGGGCTGTGGCCTCGCCAACCTGCTGCTGGGGGGCATTTTTCAACGTTGGGGTGGACAACTGCCGCAGCTTGTCTTGACCTACAGCCTTGGTCCTCTGCTCCCTCAACTGCTGCTGTGCTGCGCGGTTGCCGTGCTGGCTTGGCCGACTCGACGCCTGTTGTTGCTGGAGCGTTGA
- a CDS encoding DUF3148 domain-containing protein, whose protein sequence is MSQESISVGTQVRLLQQPSYLKTADAMSMLRPPDLIDAGEIGQVVALKAMDQVAVRFRRGTFLLELTQLESV, encoded by the coding sequence ATGTCTCAGGAATCCATCAGCGTTGGCACCCAGGTGCGGCTTCTGCAGCAACCCAGCTACCTCAAAACCGCCGATGCCATGTCGATGCTGCGTCCCCCAGACCTCATCGATGCCGGTGAGATCGGCCAGGTTGTGGCCCTGAAGGCGATGGATCAAGTCGCCGTTCGCTTTCGTCGCGGCACCTTCTTGCTGGAGCTGACGCAGCTGGAGTCGGTTTAA
- a CDS encoding pitrilysin family protein, translating into MSTGGTQQLSLSGGCPLWLIERPGPAILSAKLWIRGGSSADPVGQRGVSQLLAGVLSRGCGRLSGDALADLVEGRGAGLRCEAAEDGTLISLKCASDDAALLLPLILQMVTAPWLVEDQITLERQLNLQTLQRQKEDPFQVAHDQLRQQLYGSGPYGHDPLGVEAELAQLGRPQLEQMTRQLGLEGAVLVLAGQIPSQPEQLLLQELDGQAWSTQSPVRKAGASGLKRGSLASNLDDTEQLVLMLGTTTGPLGSDQALALRLLHCHLGIGMSSRLFVALREENGLAYDVGVHYPARLGDAPFVFHLSSSSDRAKEATQELLNEWWRLLQEPISEEQLNLAKAKFRGQEALGRQTCSQIADRHALVLGHGLPFDFADRCLIEAEELSPTDLHQAAVDLLQNPCLSLCGPKEALASAAAVWNQHPLNRS; encoded by the coding sequence GTGAGCACAGGCGGTACACAACAGCTTTCCCTGAGCGGAGGTTGTCCGCTGTGGCTGATCGAGCGGCCTGGGCCGGCGATCCTCTCGGCCAAGCTCTGGATCCGAGGCGGAAGTAGCGCCGACCCCGTTGGCCAGCGTGGTGTTTCTCAATTGCTGGCTGGGGTGCTCAGCCGTGGCTGCGGCCGTCTCAGTGGTGACGCTCTGGCTGATCTCGTGGAGGGACGGGGGGCGGGACTGCGCTGCGAAGCAGCCGAGGACGGCACCTTGATCAGCCTCAAATGCGCCAGTGATGACGCCGCTTTGCTGCTGCCACTGATCTTGCAGATGGTGACAGCCCCGTGGTTGGTCGAGGATCAAATCACCCTCGAGCGCCAACTCAATCTGCAAACGCTGCAACGGCAGAAGGAAGACCCATTCCAAGTCGCCCATGACCAGTTGCGTCAGCAGCTCTATGGCTCAGGGCCCTACGGCCATGACCCCCTCGGGGTTGAAGCCGAACTCGCCCAACTGGGACGGCCGCAGCTCGAGCAGATGACTCGCCAGCTGGGTCTCGAGGGGGCCGTGCTCGTGTTGGCTGGACAGATCCCATCACAGCCTGAGCAACTGCTGCTTCAGGAACTTGACGGTCAGGCCTGGAGCACACAGTCACCTGTGCGCAAAGCCGGAGCCAGCGGGCTCAAGCGGGGCTCACTGGCCAGCAACCTGGATGACACTGAGCAATTGGTGCTGATGCTGGGGACCACCACCGGTCCGCTCGGCAGTGACCAGGCGCTCGCGCTACGGCTCCTCCACTGCCACTTGGGCATCGGCATGTCCAGTCGACTGTTTGTGGCGCTGCGGGAAGAAAACGGCTTGGCCTACGACGTGGGCGTGCACTACCCGGCCCGTCTGGGGGATGCACCCTTTGTTTTTCATCTCTCCAGCTCCAGTGATCGGGCCAAGGAGGCCACCCAAGAACTCCTCAATGAATGGTGGCGCCTGCTTCAGGAGCCCATCAGCGAAGAACAACTCAACTTGGCCAAGGCCAAGTTCAGAGGCCAGGAAGCCCTAGGCCGCCAAACCTGCAGTCAAATCGCCGATCGCCATGCCCTGGTCCTGGGACATGGTCTTCCCTTCGATTTTGCGGATCGCTGCCTGATCGAAGCCGAAGAGCTCAGCCCAACTGACCTGCATCAAGCCGCAGTGGATCTCCTGCAGAATCCTTGCTTAAGCCTTTGCGGCCCCAAGGAAGCTCTGGCATCAGCCGCGGCAGTTTGGAATCAGCACCCGCTGAACCGCTCTTAA
- a CDS encoding pitrilysin family protein: MPRAAELIGAEKATVLAILPAEWGKPQVRDPLSGLNTAPLPEPQRGQLANGTALVQLDLPNAPVVCLDFWCRAGSGVEAPEESGIAHFLEHMVFKGSRALQAGEFDQRIEALGGNSNAATGFDDVHYHVLIPPEACAEALGLLTDLVLQPRLDHADFDMERQVVLEELAQSEDQPEEVAFQQLLRQSCLNHAYGKPILGERDALLSHTPEAMAAFHGRHYRADRCCLSVAGPLAALQLDEQLSRSALAGLQASKGDARPTPLQFAPGEDRLELPRLEAARLLMAWPLPGAADQMSVVGGDLLTTLLAEGRRSRLVERLREQLRLVESIDLDLNVLESGCLVLLEAVCEPEHLSAVRAEINAVLLELQQEIPSDAEMDRARRLVGNGYRFSLEAPSAVAAMVGNSALWDRKHNLQAPLDWLNEWDSQRLVKDVIPQLQPQHAFVLEAVPA; this comes from the coding sequence ATGCCGAGGGCTGCAGAACTCATCGGGGCTGAGAAGGCGACCGTCCTGGCGATCCTGCCAGCAGAATGGGGCAAACCACAGGTTCGCGATCCGTTGTCAGGTCTGAACACCGCTCCGCTGCCTGAACCGCAGCGTGGTCAGCTCGCCAACGGAACGGCTCTGGTGCAACTCGATCTACCCAATGCGCCAGTGGTCTGCCTCGACTTCTGGTGCCGGGCTGGCAGTGGGGTTGAGGCTCCAGAGGAGTCGGGTATCGCCCACTTCCTCGAGCACATGGTGTTTAAGGGCAGTCGGGCGCTTCAGGCGGGGGAGTTTGACCAGCGCATCGAGGCGCTTGGCGGGAACAGCAACGCCGCAACGGGATTCGATGACGTGCACTACCACGTGCTGATTCCACCGGAAGCCTGTGCAGAAGCGCTGGGGCTGTTAACGGATTTGGTCCTTCAACCCAGGCTGGACCATGCCGATTTCGACATGGAGCGCCAGGTGGTGCTCGAGGAACTCGCCCAGAGCGAAGATCAGCCTGAAGAAGTGGCCTTTCAGCAGCTCCTCCGGCAAAGCTGCCTGAATCACGCCTATGGCAAACCAATCCTTGGCGAACGGGATGCACTCCTGAGCCACACACCGGAAGCCATGGCGGCTTTCCACGGGCGTCATTACCGGGCCGACCGTTGCTGTCTCTCCGTTGCCGGCCCCCTAGCGGCACTGCAACTTGATGAGCAACTGTCGCGCTCAGCCCTGGCGGGATTGCAAGCATCCAAGGGCGATGCCCGCCCGACTCCCCTTCAGTTCGCTCCCGGTGAAGACCGTCTAGAGCTCCCTCGCCTCGAGGCCGCACGTCTATTGATGGCCTGGCCCTTGCCGGGTGCTGCGGATCAGATGAGCGTGGTTGGCGGAGATCTGCTGACCACGCTGTTGGCGGAGGGACGGCGCAGTCGACTGGTGGAGCGTCTACGGGAACAGCTACGCCTCGTGGAGAGCATTGATCTGGACCTGAATGTGTTGGAGTCGGGATGCCTTGTCTTGCTGGAGGCGGTCTGCGAGCCCGAACACCTCAGCGCCGTCCGCGCTGAGATCAATGCCGTCCTGCTGGAACTGCAACAGGAGATCCCCAGCGATGCGGAGATGGATCGTGCCCGTCGGCTAGTGGGGAACGGCTACCGCTTCAGCCTGGAGGCCCCCAGCGCCGTCGCGGCCATGGTGGGCAACAGCGCTCTGTGGGATCGCAAACACAATCTGCAAGCACCCCTGGACTGGCTGAATGAATGGGATAGCCAGCGCCTGGTGAAGGACGTCATTCCCCAACTTCAACCGCAGCATGCCTTCGTTTTGGAGGCCGTCCCAGCGTGA
- a CDS encoding phycocyanobilin:ferredoxin oxidoreductase, with protein sequence MSSAALGIHPLVDGLADRIRQQWASLPEVQPLAVDPQLEAISGSLDGEDLFIRNELRSSRGLRKLHLETARLGAGLQILHCVFFPDPRFDLPVFGADIVAGRGVVSAAIVDLSPVDGTLPRAILQRLEALPKRRFSQERELPEWGTIFSPYVCFVRPADDEEEQRFIEVVSDFLQVLGEASREATAQPIDHPDTVRRYSGQLSYCQQQKRNDKTRRVLEKAFNPEWADRYIEELLFDDPLPLQ encoded by the coding sequence ATGAGTTCTGCAGCCCTCGGCATTCATCCGCTTGTTGATGGGCTGGCCGATCGAATTCGTCAGCAGTGGGCGTCATTGCCGGAGGTGCAGCCCCTGGCGGTTGATCCCCAACTGGAGGCCATCAGCGGCAGCCTCGATGGGGAAGATCTGTTTATCCGCAATGAGCTGCGCTCCAGCCGCGGCTTACGCAAATTGCATCTGGAAACCGCTCGACTTGGGGCTGGTCTCCAGATTCTCCATTGCGTGTTCTTCCCCGACCCTCGCTTCGACCTGCCTGTTTTTGGCGCAGATATCGTTGCGGGCCGTGGCGTGGTCTCTGCCGCCATTGTTGATCTTTCGCCCGTCGATGGAACCCTTCCGCGGGCGATCTTGCAGCGGCTCGAGGCCCTTCCCAAGCGCAGATTTAGCCAAGAGCGTGAGCTGCCGGAATGGGGCACGATCTTCTCTCCCTATGTCTGCTTTGTTCGTCCCGCCGATGACGAGGAGGAACAACGCTTCATTGAAGTGGTGAGTGATTTCCTTCAGGTCTTGGGCGAGGCCAGCAGGGAAGCAACCGCTCAGCCCATCGATCACCCAGATACCGTGAGGAGGTATAGCGGCCAGCTCTCCTATTGCCAGCAACAGAAGCGCAACGACAAAACCCGCCGCGTTCTGGAGAAGGCGTTCAATCCGGAGTGGGCCGATCGCTACATCGAAGAATTGCTTTTCGACGATCCATTGCCCCTGCAGTGA